A genomic stretch from Sphingobacterium sp. ML3W includes:
- the gdhA gene encoding NADP-specific glutamate dehydrogenase has translation MSKNFNEFIASVEKRNPNEPEFLQAVKEVTEDLFPYITNNHPEFFDQKILERLTEPERIISFRVTWLDDNHQVQVNRGYRVQMNSSIGPYKGGLRFAPSVNQSILKFLAFEQVFKNSLTGLPIGGGKGGSDFDPKGKSDNEIMRFCQSFMTELYRHIGADTDVPAGDIGVGGREIGFLFGQFKRLQNNFTGVLTGKGELWGGSYIRPEATGYGLLYFVDCIFKHKGQSLQGKVATVSGAGNVAFYAVEKAMQLGAKVITVSNSLGTLYDPDGFDTEKMAFGATLGRNLDQYPTRYPNAQFLPGQKPWQFKCDIALPCATQNELDQSDAKTLVANGCICVAEGANMPSTAEAIKVFLDSKISFAPGKAANAGGVAVSGLEMSQNSIRTQWGTEEVDSRLKTIMESIHETCLKYGKESDFVNYLKGANIGGFIKVANAMKAQGVV, from the coding sequence ATGTCAAAAAATTTTAACGAGTTCATTGCGAGCGTTGAGAAACGCAATCCAAATGAACCAGAATTCTTACAAGCAGTAAAAGAAGTTACAGAGGATTTATTTCCTTATATCACCAACAATCATCCTGAGTTTTTCGACCAAAAAATTCTTGAACGCCTGACCGAGCCTGAACGTATTATTTCTTTTCGTGTAACTTGGTTAGATGACAATCATCAGGTACAGGTAAACCGTGGATACCGTGTACAAATGAATAGTTCTATAGGTCCATATAAAGGCGGACTTCGCTTCGCTCCTTCTGTGAATCAGAGCATCTTGAAATTCCTTGCTTTTGAACAAGTTTTCAAAAACAGTTTAACGGGCCTACCGATCGGTGGTGGTAAAGGCGGTTCCGATTTTGACCCAAAAGGTAAATCAGATAATGAAATCATGCGTTTTTGCCAAAGCTTTATGACGGAATTATATCGTCATATAGGTGCAGATACAGATGTTCCTGCCGGAGATATCGGTGTTGGTGGACGTGAAATTGGCTTTCTATTCGGACAATTTAAGCGTCTTCAAAACAATTTTACAGGAGTCCTAACAGGCAAAGGTGAATTATGGGGCGGCTCCTATATTCGTCCAGAAGCTACAGGATATGGTCTACTATACTTCGTAGACTGTATATTTAAACATAAAGGACAATCTTTACAAGGAAAAGTGGCAACGGTTTCAGGTGCCGGTAATGTTGCATTTTATGCAGTTGAAAAAGCAATGCAGTTAGGTGCAAAAGTAATTACGGTCTCCAATAGCCTAGGCACATTGTATGATCCAGATGGCTTTGACACAGAGAAAATGGCTTTTGGAGCAACTTTGGGGCGGAATTTAGACCAATACCCTACTCGTTATCCAAATGCACAGTTTTTACCAGGACAAAAACCTTGGCAATTTAAATGTGATATTGCATTACCATGTGCGACACAAAATGAATTGGATCAATCCGATGCAAAAACACTTGTGGCAAACGGCTGCATCTGTGTTGCTGAAGGCGCTAATATGCCTTCCACTGCTGAAGCAATTAAGGTTTTCTTAGATTCTAAAATTAGTTTTGCACCAGGGAAAGCTGCAAATGCGGGCGGGGTTGCCGTAAGTGGCCTGGAAATGTCCCAAAACTCGATCCGTACACAATGGGGTACTGAGGAAGTTGATAGCCGTCTGAAAACAATTATGGAAAGCATTCATGAGACTTGTTTGAAATATGGCAAAGAAAGTGATTTTGTTAACTACTTAAAAGGTGCCAATATTGGCGGCTTTATTAAAGTGGCTAATGCCATGAAAGCTCAGGGAGTTGTATAA
- a CDS encoding GTP-binding protein translates to MNILKFITAGSVDDGKSTLIGRLLYDTNSILDDQLEAIQRANRKNDDGTVDLAILTDGLKAEREQGITIDVAYKYFQTDHRKYIIADAPGHIQYTRNMVTGASNSELIIILVDARKGVIEQTKRHSFIAKLLAMKQVLVCVNKMDMVDYSATVFEQIKNDYQQLAANLGLQDVDFIPVSALKGDNIVHKSDRMLWYSGESLLDYLENVEIHENQAANWRFPVQWVVRPQTDDLHDYRGYAGRVLGEGLTVGDQVIIYPSETYSTVKTIEFNGLQLDRAENGQSVILHLTDDVDISRGDTIANVEKQPKFERNIQANVCWFDNKPLDTEQIYLLQSHSKLTKIKIVDVLYKFDINTQEKVFDETIKLNDIGRIAIKSAENLVFDLQAENSANSQAIVIDPRTNLTVGALMIQAID, encoded by the coding sequence ATGAATATATTGAAATTTATAACAGCTGGTTCGGTAGACGATGGTAAAAGCACCCTAATCGGTCGATTGCTATACGATACCAATTCTATTTTGGATGACCAATTGGAAGCGATACAGCGTGCCAACCGAAAAAATGATGATGGAACAGTAGATTTAGCGATATTAACGGATGGACTAAAGGCAGAACGCGAACAAGGGATAACCATCGATGTTGCTTACAAATATTTTCAGACCGATCATCGAAAATATATTATCGCTGATGCTCCAGGCCATATTCAATACACGCGAAACATGGTTACCGGCGCATCTAATTCTGAGCTGATCATCATCTTGGTAGATGCACGAAAGGGGGTTATTGAACAAACGAAAAGGCATTCGTTTATTGCTAAATTACTGGCAATGAAACAAGTATTGGTGTGTGTCAATAAAATGGATATGGTAGATTATAGTGCTACTGTTTTTGAACAAATCAAAAATGATTACCAGCAATTGGCTGCCAATCTAGGACTTCAGGATGTTGATTTTATCCCTGTATCCGCATTAAAAGGAGACAATATTGTTCATAAATCTGATCGTATGCTATGGTATTCAGGAGAATCGCTATTGGATTACCTGGAGAATGTTGAAATCCACGAAAATCAAGCGGCGAATTGGAGATTCCCTGTGCAATGGGTTGTAAGGCCACAAACAGATGATCTCCATGACTATAGGGGATATGCCGGCAGAGTGTTAGGAGAGGGGCTTACTGTAGGCGATCAGGTGATTATTTATCCTTCTGAAACATACAGTACTGTAAAGACTATAGAATTTAACGGCCTACAACTTGACCGTGCAGAAAATGGACAGTCAGTTATCCTTCATTTAACAGACGATGTGGACATTAGCCGTGGCGACACGATTGCAAATGTTGAAAAACAGCCAAAATTTGAGCGTAATATACAGGCAAATGTATGTTGGTTTGACAATAAGCCCCTGGATACCGAACAGATCTACTTGCTTCAGAGCCACAGTAAATTGACAAAAATTAAGATTGTCGATGTGCTTTACAAATTTGACATCAACACTCAGGAAAAAGTTTTCGACGAAACAATCAAGCTCAATGATATTGGTCGCATTGCAATCAAATCTGCTGAAAATCTTGTATTTGATTTACAGGCAGAAAATTCTGCAAATTCTCAAGCCATTGTCATTGATCCACGGACTAACTTAACAGTTGGCGCTTTGATGATTCAGGCTATTGATTAA
- the cysD gene encoding sulfate adenylyltransferase subunit CysD — translation MDYLDHLEAEAIYILREVAGQFEKPALLFSGGKDSITLVHLAKKAFRPGKFPFPLVHIDTGHNFPETIAFRDSLIEEIGEKLIVGYVQDSIDQGKVVEQTGKNASRNALQTVTLLDTISKHGFDACIGGARRDEEKARAKERIFSVRDEFGQWDPKRQRPELWSIFNGKINKGENVRVFPISNWTELDVWNYIKREQIALPSIYFSHEREVITRNGQLMAAAPFLNIDEEDVVETKSVRFRTVGDMTCTAAVDSTATALDDIIAEIKASTVSERGARMDDKVSEAAMEERKKQGYF, via the coding sequence ATGGACTATTTAGATCATTTAGAAGCGGAAGCAATATATATATTAAGAGAAGTTGCTGGACAGTTTGAAAAACCAGCATTATTATTCTCGGGCGGAAAAGATTCCATTACATTGGTTCATCTAGCAAAAAAAGCTTTTAGACCGGGTAAATTTCCTTTTCCACTGGTTCATATTGATACTGGGCACAATTTCCCAGAAACTATTGCTTTCCGTGACAGTCTTATTGAAGAGATCGGAGAAAAACTTATTGTTGGCTATGTCCAAGACAGTATAGATCAGGGCAAAGTTGTTGAGCAAACAGGTAAAAACGCAAGTCGTAATGCACTTCAGACTGTTACCTTACTCGATACGATCTCGAAGCACGGTTTCGATGCATGTATCGGAGGAGCACGTAGGGATGAGGAAAAAGCACGTGCAAAAGAACGTATTTTCTCCGTTCGCGATGAGTTTGGACAATGGGATCCAAAAAGACAAAGACCTGAGTTGTGGAGTATTTTCAACGGTAAGATAAACAAAGGCGAGAATGTACGGGTATTCCCGATATCAAACTGGACTGAGCTCGATGTCTGGAATTATATCAAACGCGAACAAATTGCATTGCCATCCATTTATTTTAGCCATGAACGGGAGGTAATTACCCGTAACGGACAATTAATGGCGGCTGCACCATTTTTGAATATTGATGAGGAGGATGTTGTTGAAACTAAATCTGTTCGTTTCAGGACGGTGGGTGATATGACCTGTACTGCGGCAGTAGATTCTACAGCAACTGCTTTAGATGATATCATCGCGGAAATCAAGGCATCAACAGTCAGTGAACGTGGGGCTCGGATGGATGACAAAGTATCCGAGGCAGCAATGGAAGAACGCAAAAAACAGGGATATTTTTAA
- a CDS encoding phosphoadenylyl-sulfate reductase has protein sequence MSVKEIKEIIGDKKGTEMLQAIATLYPSEVVFSTSFGIEDQIITEWIGKNNIGIEIFTLDTGRLFKETYSLWSRTLERYQLNIKTYTPDTTLLEDFISKKGPNSFYESVENRKECCRIRKIEPLQRAIKGKKIWITGIRSEQSVNRHDMDFVEYDEVNDIIKIHPLFDWTFEQVKMYCKEQYIPYNVLHDKGFPSIGCQPCTRAIQEGEDFRAGRWWWEDQSKKECGLHAVKA, from the coding sequence ATGAGCGTTAAGGAAATTAAAGAAATTATCGGCGATAAAAAAGGAACGGAGATGCTGCAAGCAATTGCAACGCTATATCCTTCAGAAGTTGTTTTTTCGACTTCTTTTGGGATAGAAGATCAGATTATCACCGAATGGATTGGCAAAAACAATATTGGTATCGAGATTTTCACTTTAGATACGGGGCGATTATTCAAAGAGACATACTCTTTGTGGAGTCGCACATTAGAACGTTATCAACTGAATATCAAAACATACACACCGGATACGACATTGTTGGAAGATTTTATCAGTAAAAAGGGACCTAATTCTTTCTATGAATCTGTTGAAAACCGTAAAGAATGTTGTCGGATCAGGAAGATTGAACCGTTGCAGCGTGCTATCAAAGGAAAAAAAATCTGGATTACCGGCATTCGGTCTGAACAATCGGTCAATAGACATGATATGGACTTTGTAGAATATGACGAAGTAAATGATATCATAAAAATCCATCCGCTGTTTGACTGGACCTTTGAACAGGTAAAAATGTATTGTAAAGAACAGTATATTCCCTATAATGTCTTACATGACAAAGGTTTTCCGAGCATTGGTTGTCAACCATGTACAAGAGCTATTCAGGAAGGAGAAGATTTTCGGGCCGGAAGATGGTGGTGGGAAGATCAGAGTAAAAAAGAATGTGGTTTACATGCTGTTAAAGCTTAA
- a CDS encoding bifunctional precorrin-2 dehydrogenase/sirohydrochlorin ferrochelatase, with amino-acid sequence MNHLFPIFVKLDQIQTLLVGGGKVALEKFQALITSDERLKLTVVAREIVPEFEILLRNYPHTQLHIRPFETSDIEHKHLVIAATNNMELNDELRELTSLHNILFNAADKPDLCDFYLGSIVTKGDLKVAISTNGKSPTIAKRVKELLNDLLPAEIDETLSLMSEYREQLKGDFEFKVKKLNEHTKNILRHER; translated from the coding sequence ATGAATCATTTATTTCCCATATTCGTTAAACTTGATCAGATCCAGACCTTATTGGTCGGAGGTGGAAAAGTTGCATTGGAAAAATTCCAGGCATTGATAACAAGTGATGAGAGATTGAAACTAACTGTTGTCGCAAGGGAAATTGTTCCAGAATTTGAAATATTACTCAGGAATTACCCTCACACTCAACTTCACATCCGTCCTTTTGAGACGAGTGACATTGAGCACAAGCACCTTGTGATTGCTGCGACGAACAATATGGAACTGAATGATGAACTTCGTGAGTTAACATCACTTCACAATATACTTTTCAACGCAGCGGATAAACCAGATCTATGCGACTTTTATTTGGGATCTATTGTTACTAAGGGCGATCTAAAAGTCGCGATTTCCACAAACGGCAAATCACCAACAATTGCAAAAAGGGTGAAGGAATTGCTCAACGATCTATTACCAGCCGAAATCGACGAAACGCTTTCATTGATGAGCGAATATCGTGAACAGCTGAAAGGAGACTTTGAATTTAAGGTAAAGAAGCTGAACGAACATACCAAAAATATATTACGTCATGAGCGTTAA
- the cobA gene encoding uroporphyrinogen-III C-methyltransferase, with translation MSIEAKVTLVGAGPGDPELISLKGIKAIQKADVILYDALVNDELLDYAKADCIKIYVGKRAEQLSISQDEINRLLVDYALNYGHVVRLKGGDPFVFGRGGEEIDHVAQYGIETAVVPGISSAIGLTGLQQIPLTYRGISESFWVITGSKSDGSLSSDLYLAAESNATVIVLMGYGKLAEIVAIYRDKNLHHLPIALIQNGSLPNEKVVLGTIDNILDESTEKRIGVPAIIIIGEVVAKHRSFQQIKEKALAL, from the coding sequence ATGTCGATAGAAGCAAAAGTAACTTTGGTAGGTGCGGGGCCAGGAGATCCAGAATTGATTAGCCTAAAAGGGATCAAAGCAATCCAGAAAGCGGATGTTATTTTGTATGACGCGCTTGTCAATGATGAATTATTGGATTATGCGAAAGCAGATTGTATAAAAATTTATGTCGGGAAACGTGCTGAACAGCTTTCAATCTCGCAAGATGAAATCAATCGTTTATTGGTTGACTATGCCTTGAATTATGGGCATGTGGTGCGTTTGAAAGGTGGAGATCCCTTTGTCTTTGGACGTGGAGGTGAGGAGATCGATCATGTGGCACAATATGGCATTGAAACAGCCGTTGTACCTGGTATTTCCTCCGCTATTGGCCTAACAGGGCTACAGCAGATTCCTTTGACTTATAGAGGGATTAGCGAAAGCTTTTGGGTGATAACAGGGTCAAAATCTGATGGCAGTTTATCTAGCGACCTATACTTGGCGGCAGAATCCAATGCGACTGTGATCGTCCTGATGGGCTATGGAAAATTAGCTGAAATTGTAGCCATCTACCGGGATAAAAATCTTCATCATCTACCAATCGCTTTGATTCAGAATGGATCATTGCCCAATGAAAAAGTTGTATTGGGAACAATAGACAATATATTAGATGAATCTACCGAAAAGAGAATCGGTGTACCAGCTATTATCATCATAGGTGAAGTTGTCGCGAAACACAGATCGTTTCAACAGATTAAAGAAAAAGCACTTGCATTATAA
- a CDS encoding HEPN domain-containing protein → MQSFRTELENPVVEKEIIELEKKIRLFHEGKIADEKFRSLRLARGVYGQRQPGVQMVRIKLPFGKVTFKQLIKIAAISDEYASRNLHLTTRQDIQIHYVSLDRTPELWSKLAEDDITLREACGNTVRNVTASPTSGIDPKEPFDVSSYAQATFEYFLRNPVCAEMGRKFKMSFSASEEDTAFSYIHDLGFIPKLKYVDGVEVRGFKVLLGGGLGSQPFLASLTNEFLPEDELIPYIEAALRVFDRYGERNNRNKARFKYLIQKLGLEEVLNLIEAEKIATKVKTFAIDRTKIEQPLPPDDSKITVLDLDSDLNYQVWKNTNTFEQKQAGYYGVYVRVSTGDIGTDKARSLVAGLKDLVADDIRITQNQSLLLKYATEKSLPHIYQLLKSLDLAQVGFDSTADVTTCPGTDTCNLGISNSTEMARVIESYIAEFHQDFIFNRDLKIKISGCMNSCGQHGLAHIGFHGSSVKAEGKVVPAAQVMLGGGTIGDGEGRVAERIIKVPTKRVLHVVEFVLNDYKKNAEETENFHTYYDRQGKNYFYNLLKPLSDLTTLAEDEFVDWGHEGTFQTAIGVGECAGVVIDLVATLIYEAEEKLQWANETFQEAKFADAIYHAYNAFVQAAKALLLDKGISASTQNTVINEFQTHFVESGEYNFDQSFPELVLQISKNEPTEGFATGYLQEATKFINEVYQRKNLTPVLA, encoded by the coding sequence ATGCAAAGCTTCCGTACAGAATTAGAAAATCCAGTCGTGGAAAAGGAGATTATTGAACTTGAAAAAAAGATTCGGTTATTTCACGAAGGTAAGATCGCTGATGAGAAATTTAGATCATTGCGTCTAGCCAGGGGAGTATATGGACAGAGACAACCAGGGGTTCAAATGGTTCGTATCAAACTTCCATTTGGAAAAGTTACTTTTAAACAATTGATCAAAATCGCGGCAATATCTGATGAATATGCAAGTCGCAACCTGCATCTGACCACACGTCAAGATATTCAGATTCATTACGTAAGTCTGGACAGAACTCCAGAACTTTGGTCAAAATTGGCAGAGGACGATATTACCTTAAGGGAGGCCTGTGGTAATACCGTTCGTAATGTAACGGCTTCGCCAACTTCGGGCATTGATCCAAAAGAACCTTTTGATGTCTCGTCGTATGCACAGGCGACATTTGAATATTTTCTACGTAATCCGGTCTGTGCGGAGATGGGCAGAAAATTCAAGATGTCTTTTTCTGCAAGTGAAGAGGATACCGCTTTTTCCTATATTCATGACTTGGGTTTTATTCCAAAATTGAAGTATGTTGATGGTGTGGAAGTACGTGGTTTCAAAGTCTTGCTAGGAGGTGGACTGGGATCACAGCCATTTTTAGCATCGCTAACAAATGAATTTCTACCAGAAGACGAACTTATTCCTTATATCGAGGCTGCCTTAAGGGTGTTCGACCGATATGGTGAACGCAATAACCGTAACAAGGCCCGCTTTAAATATCTTATTCAAAAACTTGGCCTGGAAGAGGTATTGAATCTAATCGAAGCAGAAAAGATTGCTACAAAAGTAAAGACTTTCGCTATTGATCGAACCAAAATTGAACAACCGCTGCCACCTGATGACAGCAAAATTACTGTACTTGATCTGGATAGCGACTTAAACTATCAGGTATGGAAGAATACGAATACATTTGAACAAAAGCAAGCAGGCTATTATGGTGTCTATGTACGTGTTTCTACTGGAGATATCGGCACGGATAAAGCGCGATCCTTGGTCGCTGGATTAAAAGATCTCGTTGCGGATGATATCCGGATAACACAAAACCAAAGTTTACTATTGAAGTATGCAACTGAGAAATCGCTACCTCATATTTACCAATTGCTCAAATCACTTGATCTTGCACAGGTAGGTTTTGACAGTACTGCAGATGTGACAACATGTCCCGGAACGGATACTTGTAATCTTGGCATCTCAAATAGTACCGAAATGGCGCGGGTCATTGAATCGTATATCGCCGAATTCCACCAAGATTTTATTTTCAACAGAGATTTGAAAATTAAGATATCCGGTTGTATGAATTCCTGTGGTCAACATGGACTGGCACATATTGGCTTTCATGGCAGCTCAGTTAAAGCAGAGGGCAAGGTAGTTCCCGCTGCCCAGGTTATGCTTGGTGGTGGTACGATCGGCGATGGCGAAGGCCGGGTTGCCGAACGAATTATCAAAGTACCAACCAAGCGCGTATTGCATGTGGTGGAATTCGTACTGAACGATTACAAAAAGAATGCTGAAGAAACTGAAAACTTTCATACGTATTACGACAGACAGGGTAAAAATTATTTTTACAATCTATTAAAACCATTGTCGGATCTGACCACACTTGCGGAAGATGAGTTTGTGGATTGGGGCCATGAGGGGACTTTCCAAACAGCAATAGGTGTGGGTGAGTGTGCCGGAGTGGTGATCGATCTCGTGGCAACATTGATTTATGAGGCGGAGGAAAAACTGCAATGGGCAAACGAGACGTTCCAGGAAGCAAAATTCGCAGACGCTATCTATCATGCATACAATGCCTTTGTTCAGGCAGCAAAAGCCTTGTTGTTAGATAAAGGTATTAGCGCAAGCACGCAAAATACAGTGATCAATGAATTCCAGACACATTTTGTGGAGTCTGGGGAATATAACTTTGATCAGTCATTTCCGGAGCTTGTCTTACAAATCAGTAAAAATGAACCTACTGAGGGCTTTGCAACAGGTTATCTGCAAGAAGCCACAAAGTTTATCAATGAGGTTTATCAACGTAAAAATTTAACGCCTGTATTGGCTTAG
- a CDS encoding PstS family phosphate ABC transporter substrate-binding protein: MIKRCFIALVFSFIVVSKISSCAPKIKNGYSKERGFEGNISLSGAFALYPLAVIWSEDFKKIHPHVRFNISAGGAGKGIADVLTGMVDIGLVSRDLHAQEIKKGAVPTVVAKDAVICTLNPGNPNYKALLKRGLTREELSDIFVNQKLKTWNQVDPQFTSDPINVYVRSDAAGAAETWAKFFGHKQEDLQGVGIFGDPGIAQAIKDDKFGIGFNNINYVYNLKTNKVFDHIDVLPLDLNKNGQIEADEQFYGSLSDLTGAVAAGRYPAPPSRDLTFVTRNKTESLLLKEFISFVLQKQAQSQLLENGYVPLSETLINEELKKL; encoded by the coding sequence ATGATAAAAAGATGTTTTATAGCCCTCGTTTTTAGCTTTATAGTTGTATCTAAGATCTCGTCATGCGCGCCAAAAATAAAGAATGGATATAGCAAAGAGCGTGGGTTTGAAGGTAATATTTCATTATCTGGAGCCTTTGCCCTCTACCCTTTGGCGGTAATCTGGAGTGAAGACTTTAAAAAAATTCACCCTCATGTTCGTTTTAATATTTCTGCAGGCGGAGCGGGAAAAGGAATAGCCGATGTGTTAACTGGTATGGTAGACATTGGCCTAGTATCACGGGATCTTCATGCACAAGAAATCAAAAAAGGTGCAGTTCCTACTGTCGTTGCCAAAGACGCTGTAATATGTACATTGAATCCTGGCAATCCAAATTATAAAGCATTACTGAAACGGGGCTTAACACGGGAGGAGCTTTCGGATATTTTTGTTAATCAAAAATTGAAAACATGGAATCAAGTTGATCCGCAATTTACTTCGGATCCGATTAATGTCTACGTGCGTTCGGATGCCGCTGGAGCGGCAGAAACATGGGCCAAATTTTTTGGACACAAACAGGAGGATCTGCAAGGTGTTGGCATCTTCGGGGACCCTGGCATCGCCCAAGCTATTAAAGATGATAAGTTTGGCATTGGCTTCAACAACATTAATTATGTATATAATTTAAAGACAAATAAAGTGTTTGATCATATTGATGTATTGCCATTAGATTTAAATAAAAATGGACAGATTGAAGCAGATGAACAATTCTATGGCTCCCTGTCGGACTTGACAGGAGCAGTTGCGGCGGGAAGATACCCTGCCCCTCCTTCGCGTGATCTGACATTTGTCACACGAAATAAAACTGAGTCCTTGCTTTTGAAGGAATTTATCTCATTTGTACTGCAGAAACAGGCGCAATCACAATTACTGGAAAATGGTTATGTACCATTGAGTGAAACACTGATTAATGAAGAACTAAAAAAGTTATAG
- the pstC gene encoding phosphate ABC transporter permease subunit PstC, with product MLNTRLVKDTLVKRSTLLLLLISLSVVLIIAVGLTVKSIPLFEYSNVFQLLTDKVWAPMKGSFGFLPFIAGTLAVTLISLAIAIPLCILTSVYLTEYASDALKNMMLPLVNVLAAIPPVLYGVWGVLFIVPLIQLYIAPIFGVVTSGYSVLAGGIVLAVMIFPIMISIMVEVLQTIPYELKAASLSLGATKWDTIKHVILKKAKPGIIAAIVLSTSRAFGETIAVLMVCGNVPKVPTSIFDAGYPIPALIANNFGEMMSIPLYESALMFSALLLFVIIFVFNLISRLILRRLEGGLDG from the coding sequence ATGCTAAATACACGTCTAGTTAAAGATACTTTAGTAAAACGGTCCACATTATTGTTGCTGCTGATTTCGCTTTCAGTTGTCCTTATTATTGCGGTCGGTTTAACCGTAAAATCCATTCCACTATTTGAATATAGTAATGTATTTCAGCTGTTGACAGACAAAGTATGGGCACCTATGAAAGGCTCATTCGGATTTTTGCCTTTTATCGCCGGCACACTTGCTGTCACATTGATATCCCTTGCCATTGCCATACCACTGTGTATATTAACATCTGTTTATCTGACTGAATATGCTTCAGATGCATTGAAAAATATGATGCTCCCGCTTGTCAATGTTTTGGCTGCCATTCCTCCAGTGCTATATGGTGTTTGGGGCGTGTTATTTATTGTACCATTGATCCAGCTTTATATTGCTCCAATTTTTGGCGTGGTGACATCTGGTTATTCGGTGTTAGCCGGAGGGATAGTATTGGCAGTCATGATATTTCCGATCATGATTTCAATTATGGTTGAGGTGCTCCAAACGATTCCGTATGAATTAAAAGCAGCCTCTTTGTCTTTAGGAGCAACAAAATGGGATACCATAAAACATGTTATTCTCAAAAAAGCAAAGCCCGGTATTATTGCGGCAATTGTCTTATCGACCTCTCGTGCGTTTGGAGAAACGATTGCTGTATTAATGGTTTGTGGTAATGTACCCAAGGTTCCTACGTCCATCTTTGATGCCGGTTACCCCATCCCAGCTTTAATTGCCAACAATTTTGGTGAGATGATGTCCATCCCACTTTATGAGTCTGCATTGATGTTTTCAGCATTATTGCTATTTGTGATCATATTTGTTTTCAATTTAATATCACGTCTGATCTTGAGACGTCTCGAAGGAGGTTTAGATGGATAA
- a CDS encoding ABC transporter permease subunit, with amino-acid sequence MDNTKRRLLSEKIAKGFMHLSGITVTASLFFIVGTILYKGLPYLNWEMVSQLPKGGFYIGKEGGILNAILGSLYLAGVATALSAFIGIPISLYLNIYLGTNSRVTQFSKLLFDVLYGVPSIVYGAVGFGIMVYFGIRASLLGGIITVTLLTIPIVVRTVDELIKTIPEDLKNVTLSLGTTRWELAKVMLRSIRAGLLTAILLAFGRAIGDVAGVLLTTGFSDNLPKYIDEPAATLPLAIFFQLSSPIPEVQGRAYASALVLTIIILIIVVCTHILQSKQKNRR; translated from the coding sequence ATGGATAATACCAAAAGAAGGTTATTGAGCGAAAAAATCGCGAAGGGTTTCATGCATCTGTCCGGAATTACAGTAACTGCTTCCCTGTTTTTTATTGTAGGTACGATCCTCTATAAGGGGCTTCCCTATCTCAATTGGGAGATGGTCAGCCAATTGCCCAAAGGTGGGTTTTACATAGGTAAAGAAGGCGGAATCTTAAACGCCATATTAGGTTCGCTCTATCTGGCAGGTGTAGCGACCGCCCTTTCCGCTTTTATTGGCATCCCAATATCTCTTTATCTTAATATTTATTTAGGGACAAATTCCAGAGTAACACAGTTTTCAAAGCTTTTGTTCGATGTACTTTATGGTGTTCCATCCATTGTTTATGGTGCTGTCGGCTTTGGTATCATGGTCTATTTTGGTATTAGAGCTTCGCTATTGGGTGGTATCATTACGGTCACATTATTGACGATCCCTATTGTGGTACGTACAGTAGACGAATTAATCAAAACGATTCCTGAAGATTTGAAAAATGTCACGCTTTCCCTTGGTACAACACGTTGGGAGCTCGCTAAGGTTATGTTGCGGAGCATTCGCGCTGGATTATTGACGGCTATTCTGTTGGCGTTTGGAAGGGCTATTGGTGATGTTGCTGGTGTGCTATTGACAACAGGCTTCAGTGATAATCTGCCTAAATATATTGACGAACCTGCAGCAACACTTCCCTTGGCTATATTTTTTCAGTTAAGCAGTCCAATTCCTGAGGTACAGGGGCGAGCTTACGCTTCAGCCCTGGTTTTAACAATCATTATTTTAATTATCGTAGTATGCACACATATCCTTCAATCGAAACAAAAGAATCGTCGTTAA